A genomic stretch from Bradyrhizobium quebecense includes:
- a CDS encoding glucose 1-dehydrogenase, protein MGRVNDKVILVTGGARGMGAANARLLVAEGARVVITDILHTEGEALAAQLGNSTIYMPQDVTQPKQWAEAVASAEGRFGALHGLVNNAAIANIAPIEQFSLDQWNKTLAVNLTGVFLGMQAALPAIRRAGGGSIVNVSSVEGLRGSAGLHAYVASKFGVRGITKSAALEAAASGVRINSIHPGFIATPMTESFESSLFPVPLGRAAEPQEVSQVVLFLLSDESSYLTGSEVVIDGGLTVGVPRKCLAPENLF, encoded by the coding sequence ATGGGACGTGTGAACGACAAGGTCATTCTGGTGACCGGCGGGGCTCGCGGAATGGGGGCAGCTAATGCGCGCCTGCTGGTGGCTGAGGGGGCCAGGGTCGTGATCACTGATATTCTTCATACAGAAGGAGAGGCTCTCGCGGCTCAACTTGGCAATTCGACCATCTATATGCCTCAGGACGTTACCCAGCCGAAGCAGTGGGCCGAGGCGGTCGCAAGCGCCGAAGGGCGCTTCGGCGCGCTCCACGGGCTGGTCAACAACGCCGCGATCGCCAACATAGCCCCTATTGAGCAGTTCTCGCTCGATCAGTGGAACAAGACCCTTGCCGTCAATCTAACCGGCGTATTCCTCGGAATGCAGGCAGCCCTACCGGCCATCCGGCGCGCGGGCGGAGGTTCGATCGTCAACGTCTCGTCCGTCGAGGGGCTGCGGGGCAGTGCCGGACTCCACGCCTATGTCGCTTCGAAGTTCGGCGTGCGGGGCATAACCAAGTCCGCTGCACTGGAAGCCGCGGCCTCGGGAGTCCGCATCAACTCGATCCATCCCGGCTTCATTGCCACCCCGATGACCGAGAGCTTCGAGTCCTCCCTTTTCCCCGTTCCACTCGGGCGGGCAGCCGAGCCGCAGGAAGTATCGCAGGTCGTCTTGTTCCTCCTCAGCGACGAGTCCAGCTACCTTACCGGTTCGGAGGTCGTCATCGATGGAGGTCTGACGGTCGGCGTCCCGCGCAAATGCCTGGCGCCCGAGAACCTCTTTTGA
- a CDS encoding glycoside hydrolase family 28 protein — protein MTKRFRNWGLLSFVAFMAFCPVAKAQDRRIVAEPVAPHTVCDRPVPSGTNDTARLQDAIDHCPAGAAVYLGRGQYFSGPLGMKSGVTLWIGRGATLVAIAEPALYDKGRRHCGRIAGKGDGCRPFISFSETRGGGIYGDGTIDGQGGAAMAGSTETWWQLARRAQTESGNQNAPRLIQIDQAQDITFYGVTLRNAPNFHVVMNRVEGATFWGLTIDAPAEARNTDGIDPGASQDVTITRSFIRTGDDNVAIKAGDNGPSRHISIIDNYFGWGHGMSIGSEVNSGASDILVRDLTLDGTTSGLRIKSDVSRGGLVERVTYENVCLRGNRWPIAFDTKYNPHAQGFNIPVYRQIALRHVRGDNGTLLMRGVDGKHALDVTLEDVRFAESATWRLENANVTADHSEVSPPLPGWAGERGPGGWEQCAKAFRN, from the coding sequence ATGACAAAGCGTTTCCGCAACTGGGGCTTATTGTCCTTCGTTGCTTTCATGGCTTTCTGCCCTGTGGCCAAGGCGCAGGACCGCCGCATTGTTGCCGAACCTGTTGCACCTCACACGGTCTGCGACCGCCCGGTGCCGTCTGGCACAAACGATACGGCCAGGTTGCAAGACGCCATCGACCATTGCCCCGCCGGCGCGGCGGTCTATCTGGGCCGTGGCCAGTACTTCTCGGGCCCGCTCGGGATGAAATCAGGCGTCACCTTATGGATCGGACGTGGCGCCACGCTTGTCGCCATAGCCGAACCAGCTCTCTATGACAAAGGCCGGCGCCATTGTGGACGGATCGCAGGCAAGGGCGATGGTTGCCGTCCGTTCATCAGCTTTTCCGAGACGCGTGGCGGCGGCATTTATGGCGACGGCACCATCGATGGCCAGGGTGGAGCAGCCATGGCCGGCAGCACCGAAACTTGGTGGCAGTTGGCCCGCCGCGCCCAGACTGAGAGCGGCAATCAGAACGCCCCGCGTTTGATCCAGATCGATCAGGCGCAGGACATCACGTTCTATGGTGTCACGCTACGCAATGCGCCCAATTTCCACGTCGTGATGAACAGGGTCGAAGGTGCCACCTTTTGGGGGCTCACGATCGATGCGCCGGCCGAGGCCCGCAACACCGACGGCATCGACCCTGGCGCCAGCCAGGATGTGACCATCACCCGCAGCTTTATCCGCACTGGAGACGATAACGTGGCCATCAAAGCCGGCGACAATGGCCCAAGCCGTCATATCTCCATCATCGACAATTACTTCGGCTGGGGACATGGAATGTCGATCGGCAGCGAAGTGAACTCCGGCGCCAGCGACATATTGGTGCGCGACCTGACGCTGGATGGCACGACATCCGGCCTGCGCATCAAGAGCGATGTCAGTCGAGGCGGCTTGGTGGAGCGAGTGACTTATGAGAACGTGTGTCTGCGCGGCAACCGATGGCCGATCGCCTTCGATACAAAGTACAATCCACACGCACAAGGCTTCAACATTCCAGTCTATCGCCAGATCGCTCTCCGCCATGTGCGCGGCGACAACGGTACGCTGCTGATGCGCGGTGTAGACGGCAAGCATGCACTTGACGTGACGCTGGAGGATGTTCGGTTTGCCGAGTCTGCGACTTGGCGGCTGGAAAACGCCAATGTAACCGCCGATCATTCTGAAGTGTCGCCGCCGCTGCCCGGCTGGGCTGGAGAGAGGGGGCCGGGCGGGTGGGAGCAATGTGCAAAGGCCTTCCGGAACTAG
- a CDS encoding pectinesterase family protein: protein MRMIALSAAALAECCSISAADTQLLFVSHAGETAYHSVQAAIDALPPQGGDIQIEPGIYREKVKVLKPGVHLKGTGKKPDDTIIVYGDGAINVGGTARSATLNASGDDFRLDNLTVQNDYSLKGDNPASQAVALSVTGDRDAIIHVRLLGAQDTLFAGKGPNGRMSRQYFSDCYIEGHVDFVFGNAKAYFRRCELHGIANQAVVYTAQSKRAPGEDSAFVFDQCRLTAEPGARYVALGRAWRPYATVIFLSTKIDAPVIAEGWREWAPGKTDTFRTAYYAEYKSSSIGANPAGREPHSHQLTDSEAAKWSLKAFFGGATDWLSSEPSR, encoded by the coding sequence ATGCGAATGATCGCGCTATCCGCTGCGGCTCTCGCGGAATGTTGCTCTATCTCGGCAGCCGATACTCAGTTGCTTTTTGTGTCGCACGCCGGAGAGACGGCCTATCACTCCGTGCAGGCAGCCATTGACGCACTGCCACCGCAAGGCGGGGATATCCAGATCGAGCCTGGCATCTATCGCGAAAAGGTCAAAGTCCTCAAACCTGGTGTTCATCTCAAAGGTACCGGCAAAAAGCCGGATGATACGATCATCGTGTACGGCGATGGCGCAATCAACGTGGGAGGGACGGCCCGTTCTGCGACGCTCAACGCCTCGGGCGATGACTTCCGGCTCGACAATCTGACGGTCCAAAACGACTATTCCCTCAAGGGGGACAATCCAGCTTCGCAGGCCGTGGCTCTATCGGTGACCGGCGACCGGGACGCAATCATCCATGTTCGCCTGCTTGGCGCCCAGGATACATTGTTCGCCGGTAAGGGCCCTAACGGTCGAATGTCGCGGCAGTACTTCTCTGATTGCTACATCGAGGGGCATGTCGACTTCGTTTTTGGCAATGCGAAGGCCTATTTCAGGCGCTGTGAGTTGCACGGCATCGCAAATCAAGCGGTTGTGTATACGGCGCAGAGCAAAAGAGCGCCGGGCGAGGACAGTGCCTTTGTGTTCGATCAGTGCAGGCTGACTGCCGAGCCTGGTGCGCGCTATGTTGCGCTTGGCCGCGCTTGGCGCCCCTATGCCACAGTGATCTTCCTGTCGACGAAGATCGATGCGCCGGTCATTGCGGAAGGCTGGCGCGAATGGGCCCCCGGCAAGACGGATACGTTCAGGACGGCCTACTATGCCGAATACAAATCCTCCAGCATCGGGGCCAATCCCGCAGGCCGCGAGCCTCATTCTCATCAATTGACTGACAGCGAAGCCGCGAAATGGTCGCTGAAAGCGTTCTTCGGGGGCGCGACAGATTGGCTGTCCAGCGAACCTTCAAGATAA
- a CDS encoding S10 family serine carboxypeptidase-like protein, producing MPRRRPARRAAPANTPAKRRSTPSAAEQHRLPPDSSTRQTLDLPRRTLSFIATGGSIRLFDEKGEPEADIAYTSYQLDGADRGTRPVTFFFNGGPGSSSAWLQLGNAGPWRLPINADEVTPSTFPEVRPNAETWLDFTDLVFLDPVGTSYSRFVGTGDDVRKRLFSVDGDVNALALVVRRWLEKHDRLLSPKYIVGESYGGILGPKVVHQLQMRQGIGVKGLIMVSPLFDYGQYARTCLLQYIATLPSYVATLLAPLREAEGPVKRADLADVEAYARGEFSGRPHQRRTRKRPRVWPTRSRR from the coding sequence ATGCCACGACGCCGGCCGGCCAGAAGGGCGGCCCCGGCGAACACGCCGGCCAAGCGCCGAAGTACGCCGTCGGCGGCCGAGCAGCATCGCCTGCCGCCGGACTCCAGCACCAGGCAAACGCTTGATCTCCCTAGGCGGACGCTCTCTTTCATCGCGACGGGCGGCTCCATCCGCCTGTTCGACGAGAAGGGTGAACCGGAGGCCGACATCGCCTATACGTCCTATCAGCTTGACGGCGCCGATCGCGGCACGCGCCCGGTAACGTTCTTCTTCAACGGCGGACCGGGCTCATCATCGGCCTGGCTGCAGCTTGGCAATGCCGGACCGTGGCGGCTACCGATCAATGCTGACGAGGTCACGCCATCCACTTTTCCGGAGGTGAGGCCAAACGCGGAGACTTGGCTAGATTTCACCGATTTGGTGTTTCTCGACCCCGTGGGCACAAGCTATAGCCGTTTCGTGGGGACCGGCGATGATGTGCGCAAGCGGCTCTTTTCCGTTGACGGCGACGTCAACGCGCTCGCGCTGGTGGTCCGCCGCTGGCTCGAAAAGCATGACCGGCTGTTGTCGCCGAAATACATCGTGGGTGAAAGCTATGGGGGTATTCTCGGGCCAAAGGTTGTGCACCAGTTGCAGATGCGGCAGGGCATAGGCGTCAAGGGCCTTATAATGGTCTCGCCACTCTTCGACTACGGCCAGTATGCCCGCACTTGCCTGCTGCAATACATCGCAACACTGCCGAGCTATGTCGCGACCCTGCTCGCGCCCCTGCGTGAAGCCGAGGGTCCGGTAAAGCGAGCCGATCTCGCCGACGTGGAAGCTTATGCACGCGGAGAGTTTTCTGGTCGACCTCATCAAAGGCGGACAAGGAAGCGACCACGCGTCTGGCCGACAAGGTCGCGGCGCTGA
- a CDS encoding tyrosine-type recombinase/integrase — translation MADLSPLRRRMIEDMTVRNLSPATQRSYISAVSKFSRYFGRSPDRLELEDVRAFQVHLVSTGISWPALNQIVCALRFFYGVTLGEALIPERIPYAREPRKLPVVLSADEVVQFLEAVSSLKSRAALTTAYAAGLRASEVAGLRIEDIDSARGVIQVRHGKGAKDRNVMLSPQLLGILRTYWRLARPRLYLFPGRDEDHPIDQTVLHAACRSAVKAAGLTKRVTLHTLRHSFATHLLENGTDIRIIQVLLGHNNLSSTARYTQVATDTIRATQSPLDRLSLEVTPPG, via the coding sequence ATGGCCGATTTGAGCCCTCTTCGCCGCCGCATGATCGAAGACATGACCGTCCGCAATCTGTCGCCGGCGACGCAAAGATCCTACATCAGCGCGGTTTCGAAGTTCAGCCGCTATTTTGGCCGATCGCCTGACCGGTTAGAGCTGGAAGACGTCCGCGCCTTCCAGGTGCATTTGGTCTCGACCGGCATCTCATGGCCGGCGCTGAACCAGATCGTCTGTGCGCTACGGTTTTTCTACGGCGTCACGCTCGGCGAGGCGCTCATCCCAGAGCGCATTCCCTATGCGCGAGAACCGCGCAAGCTGCCGGTCGTTCTCAGCGCCGACGAAGTGGTTCAGTTTCTTGAAGCGGTATCGAGCCTGAAGAGCCGCGCCGCGCTCACCACCGCCTATGCGGCCGGGCTCAGGGCCTCGGAGGTTGCGGGACTGCGGATCGAAGACATCGACAGCGCCCGCGGCGTCATCCAGGTGCGCCACGGCAAGGGCGCGAAGGATCGCAACGTGATGCTGTCGCCCCAGCTGCTGGGCATCCTGCGCACCTACTGGCGGCTCGCCCGGCCGCGGCTTTATCTGTTCCCTGGTCGTGACGAAGATCATCCGATCGATCAGACCGTGCTGCATGCCGCCTGCCGGTCGGCGGTGAAGGCTGCGGGCCTGACCAAGCGCGTCACGCTGCACACGCTGCGCCACAGCTTCGCGACACATCTTCTCGAGAACGGAACCGATATCCGGATCATCCAGGTCTTGCTCGGGCACAATAATTTGTCGTCGACAGCGCGCTACACGCAGGTCGCCACCGATACGATCCGAGCGACGCAGAGCCCGCTCGATCGCCTGTCGCTGGAGGTGACGCCACCTGGATGA
- a CDS encoding IS91 family transposase, whose product MTRSDIRSNRPAIEIADILCRHGDAYRRVHAGHLGRVERRVMSAIVACRTEALGGHMQACDDCGTTRVAYNSCRNRHCPKCQGRARAAWLAARQADLLPVPYFHVVFTLPAPIAAIAFQNKAVVYAILFKAAAEAMTTLAANPRRLGGAIGGVAVLHTWGQTLMHHPHVHCVVPGGGLSPDGARWTACRPNFFLAVKPLSRLFRTLFLKRLSAAFNSGAFRFFGDLGALAEPAAFAAHLDAMRRINWVVYAKRPFGGPAQVLAYLGRYTHRVAIANSRLVALDDDHVAFSWKDYRQNSATKIMNLKPDEFIRRFLLHTLPDGFHRIRHFGFMANRHRAAKLALCRELLDHERTAPNDGQPSPVDSEAQTRAEVPACPDCGGVMRIIERFRHSFRRPSPRTSPFRCDTS is encoded by the coding sequence ATGACCCGCTCCGACATCCGCTCCAACAGGCCCGCCATCGAGATTGCCGATATTCTGTGCCGGCATGGCGACGCCTATCGCCGTGTACATGCCGGTCATCTGGGGCGGGTCGAGCGGCGCGTGATGAGCGCGATCGTTGCGTGCCGGACCGAGGCGCTCGGCGGCCACATGCAGGCTTGCGACGACTGCGGCACGACACGCGTTGCCTATAATTCCTGCCGCAATCGGCACTGTCCGAAGTGTCAGGGGAGAGCCCGAGCCGCGTGGCTCGCCGCGCGTCAAGCCGACCTGCTTCCGGTTCCCTATTTCCACGTCGTCTTTACACTTCCCGCACCGATCGCCGCGATCGCTTTCCAGAACAAGGCCGTCGTCTATGCCATCCTGTTCAAGGCTGCCGCCGAGGCGATGACGACGCTCGCCGCCAATCCACGCCGGCTCGGCGGTGCGATCGGCGGCGTCGCCGTCCTCCACACCTGGGGACAGACGCTGATGCATCATCCCCACGTCCATTGCGTCGTTCCGGGTGGCGGCCTCTCGCCCGATGGCGCGCGCTGGACCGCTTGCCGACCGAACTTCTTCCTGGCCGTCAAACCGTTGTCCAGACTATTTCGCACACTTTTTCTCAAACGTCTGTCGGCAGCCTTCAACTCCGGTGCCTTCCGTTTCTTCGGCGATCTCGGAGCTCTGGCCGAGCCGGCTGCCTTTGCGGCCCACCTCGACGCCATGCGACGCATCAACTGGGTTGTTTACGCCAAGCGGCCCTTCGGCGGACCCGCACAGGTCCTGGCCTATCTCGGCCGCTACACCCATCGCGTCGCGATCGCCAACAGCCGGCTCGTCGCACTCGACGACGATCATGTCGCCTTCTCATGGAAGGACTATCGCCAAAACAGCGCGACAAAGATCATGAATCTCAAGCCCGATGAGTTCATTCGCCGTTTCCTGCTTCATACGCTGCCTGACGGCTTCCACCGCATCCGCCACTTCGGCTTCATGGCCAACCGCCATCGCGCTGCCAAGCTCGCCCTTTGCCGCGAACTTCTCGATCATGAGCGAACAGCCCCAAACGATGGCCAGCCGTCGCCTGTGGATTCGGAGGCTCAAACCCGGGCCGAGGTTCCTGCCTGTCCCGATTGTGGTGGCGTCATGCGCATCATTGAGCGCTTTCGACATAGCTTCAGACGCCCCAGCCCTCGAACATCACCGTTCCGATGCGACACATCGTGA
- a CDS encoding IS630 family transposase (programmed frameshift): MAKPLSPDLRLRIIRAVEEEGMSCRGAAGRFGVAPSTAIELVNEWRSTGACEAGAQGGDRRSARIEGHAAEILSLVKATPDMTLAEIADHLLKVHGERFVPSVVWRFFDRRNITRSKKTSHASEQDRPDVAAERAAWKASQPEIGIHRLVFIDETGASTKMARRYGRSPYGQRCVAALPHGHWKTTTFVGALRATGMTAPMVLDGPMDGLAFEAYVTQVLVPTLRPGDIVVMDNLAAHKRAEVGIAIDAVGAQLLYLPPYSPDLNPIEMAFAKLKAALRKAAARSIEALDNAIATALTAFTAQECLNFFAAAGYDRV, translated from the exons ATGGCTAAGCCGCTCTCGCCGGACCTTCGCCTTCGCATTATTCGGGCTGTGGAAGAGGAAGGCATGAGCTGTCGGGGCGCCGCCGGCCGGTTCGGCGTAGCGCCATCGACAGCGATCGAACTGGTCAACGAATGGCGCAGCACCGGCGCTTGTGAGGCGGGAGCGCAGGGCGGAGACAGACGTTCAGCTCGGATCGAGGGTCATGCTGCGGAGATCCTCTCCCTGGTCAAGGCTACGCCTGACATGACGCTGGCCGAGATCGCTGACCATCTCCTCAAAGTCCACGGCGAGCGTTTCGTGCCGAGCGTGGTCTGGCGATTCTTCGATCGCCGCAACATCAC ACGTTCAAAAAAAACATCGCACGCCAGCGAGCAGGATCGGCCGGACGTGGCCGCTGAACGCGCGGCGTGGAAGGCATCTCAGCCTGAGATCGGCATCCATCGGTTGGTGTTTATCGACGAGACGGGAGCCTCGACCAAGATGGCGCGGCGCTATGGCCGCTCGCCGTACGGCCAGCGCTGTGTCGCAGCGCTCCCGCATGGTCATTGGAAGACGACGACCTTCGTCGGCGCGCTCAGAGCGACCGGCATGACTGCGCCGATGGTCCTTGACGGTCCCATGGATGGTCTGGCGTTCGAGGCTTACGTGACGCAAGTCCTCGTGCCGACACTCAGGCCCGGCGACATCGTGGTGATGGACAATCTCGCAGCACACAAGCGCGCCGAGGTCGGCATCGCAATCGATGCCGTGGGCGCCCAGCTCCTCTATTTGCCGCCTTATTCGCCCGACCTCAATCCGATCGAAATGGCCTTCGCCAAGCTCAAAGCCGCACTTCGAAAGGCCGCCGCCAGATCAATCGAGGCTTTGGACAACGCTATTGCCACCGCCCTGACCGCCTTCACCGCCCAAGAGTGCCTGAACTTCTTCGCCGCAGCCGGTTATGACCGTGTCTGA
- a CDS encoding carbohydrate porin: MRDRIVSAITSRTSSATAALAYSSKRRGRVVALPLAACLVGNSVLAKAANELDLNRDTADQVTKRSRSTAPDRKTRLSIRLISKASGPRAAAPANGPSMPLKTSGSADRATQTRTQAAIDPFARFENLREKGLWLAIPGPSDTIDQDKGGARSALADIGIGYIGWTHNSFADNQLPNAARSSFANQLYMGQNPTFATANFMIVTYDLSRFGIADGQIAVGAEQQYWTWKRPGPDRVGLNTLAYYQTFLDRTLELKFGYLRNQNEFTGTLFGGISGSNMFALFQAGMSTNAAPTPALNLKYNFDDRWYNKVSVQRSISPDGPYAHVTENPSGVNWSTANAGILFIDEIGYKSKAAPGVPDTWLRAGAGFSNSRYKNVADPDRQRHSGNSFHYIAADRQLWQSDVQGAPSRGIYGGFSLMGAPPDLNRISQYYELRLYAKGPFDSRPSDLMALVATNTVWSKFAVDAAFAKGELVHRDTTAITGTYTAYLAPGIYASIGLSYIHNPTSITHTPQTEHALDLLVSTLIFF, from the coding sequence ATGCGCGATCGCATTGTTTCGGCGATAACGTCTCGAACATCTTCGGCTACGGCGGCACTTGCATACAGCTCGAAGCGACGGGGCCGGGTTGTCGCACTTCCGCTGGCGGCTTGTCTGGTCGGCAATTCAGTTCTGGCAAAAGCCGCTAACGAGCTTGATCTCAACAGAGATACTGCAGATCAGGTCACCAAAAGAAGCCGCAGCACCGCTCCCGATCGGAAGACAAGGCTCTCCATCCGCTTGATCAGTAAGGCATCCGGACCCCGTGCCGCGGCGCCGGCAAATGGTCCCAGCATGCCTCTCAAAACGAGCGGCAGTGCCGATCGGGCTACCCAGACGAGAACACAAGCGGCGATCGACCCTTTCGCGCGTTTCGAAAATCTACGAGAAAAGGGGTTGTGGCTCGCCATACCTGGGCCTTCCGATACGATAGATCAGGACAAGGGCGGCGCCAGATCGGCGCTGGCGGACATCGGCATCGGGTATATCGGCTGGACGCACAACAGCTTTGCAGACAACCAGCTGCCGAATGCAGCCAGAAGCAGCTTCGCAAACCAGCTCTATATGGGACAGAATCCGACATTTGCCACGGCGAACTTCATGATCGTCACCTACGATCTCAGCCGCTTCGGTATTGCTGATGGTCAAATTGCCGTGGGGGCCGAGCAGCAATACTGGACATGGAAGCGCCCGGGGCCTGATCGAGTAGGACTCAACACGCTCGCTTACTACCAAACTTTCCTCGACAGGACACTCGAACTCAAGTTTGGCTATCTTAGAAATCAGAACGAATTCACCGGCACATTGTTCGGAGGAATTTCAGGATCAAACATGTTCGCCCTTTTCCAAGCAGGGATGAGCACCAACGCGGCGCCGACCCCCGCCCTCAACCTGAAGTACAATTTCGATGATCGCTGGTACAACAAAGTCTCCGTGCAGCGCTCAATCAGTCCAGATGGACCCTATGCGCATGTAACCGAGAATCCCAGCGGCGTGAACTGGAGCACAGCAAACGCGGGCATTCTTTTCATCGACGAGATTGGCTACAAGAGTAAGGCCGCTCCCGGCGTGCCTGACACGTGGTTGCGGGCAGGCGCTGGTTTCAGCAACAGCCGCTACAAGAATGTAGCGGACCCGGACCGGCAAAGGCATAGCGGCAATAGTTTTCACTACATCGCCGCGGACCGGCAGCTCTGGCAGAGTGACGTCCAGGGGGCACCATCTCGTGGTATCTATGGCGGATTCTCTCTCATGGGAGCACCGCCCGACCTCAACAGAATCAGCCAGTACTACGAGCTTCGCCTTTATGCGAAGGGACCTTTTGATAGTCGGCCCAGTGATCTGATGGCTCTCGTTGCCACCAACACCGTCTGGAGCAAGTTTGCGGTGGATGCTGCTTTCGCCAAGGGCGAGCTCGTGCATCGCGATACAACAGCAATCACGGGAACATACACTGCGTATCTCGCGCCCGGAATATATGCGAGCATCGGCCTGTCATACATCCATAACCCGACGAGCATCACACACACGCCCCAAACGGAGCACGCCCTCGACCTATTGGTGTCTACGTTGATATTCTTCTAG
- a CDS encoding IS91 family transposase — MTRSDIRSNRPAIEIADILCRHGDAYRRVHAGHLGRVERRVMSAIVACRTEALGGHMQACDDCGTTRVAYNSCRNRHCPKCQGRARAAWLAARQADLLPVPYFHVVFTLPAPIAAIAFQNKAVVYAILFKAAAEAMTTLAANPRRLGGAIGGVAVLHTWGQTLMHHPHVHCVVPGGGLSPDGARWTACRPNFFLAVKPLSRLFRTLFLKRLSAAFNSGALRFFGDLGALAEPAAFAAHLDAMRRINWVVYAKRPFGGPAQVLAYLGRYTHRVAIANSRLVALDDDHVAFSWKDYRQNSATKIMNLKPDEFIRRFLLHTLPDGFHRIRHFGFMANRHRAAKLALCRELLDHERTAPNDGQPSPVDSEAQTRAEVPACPDCGGVMRIIERFRHSFRRPSPRTSPFRCDTS, encoded by the coding sequence ATGACCCGCTCCGACATCCGCTCCAACAGGCCCGCCATCGAGATTGCCGATATTCTGTGCCGGCATGGCGACGCCTATCGCCGTGTACATGCCGGTCATCTGGGGCGGGTCGAGCGGCGCGTGATGAGCGCGATCGTTGCGTGCCGGACCGAGGCGCTCGGCGGCCACATGCAGGCTTGCGACGACTGCGGCACGACACGCGTTGCCTATAATTCCTGCCGCAATCGGCACTGTCCGAAGTGTCAGGGGAGAGCCCGAGCCGCGTGGCTCGCCGCGCGTCAAGCCGACCTGCTTCCGGTTCCCTATTTCCACGTCGTCTTTACACTTCCCGCACCGATCGCCGCGATCGCTTTCCAGAACAAGGCCGTCGTCTATGCCATCCTGTTCAAGGCTGCCGCCGAGGCGATGACGACGCTCGCCGCCAATCCACGCCGGCTCGGCGGTGCGATCGGCGGCGTCGCCGTCCTCCACACCTGGGGACAGACGCTGATGCATCATCCCCACGTCCATTGCGTCGTTCCGGGTGGCGGCCTCTCGCCCGATGGCGCGCGCTGGACCGCTTGCCGACCGAACTTCTTCCTGGCCGTCAAACCGTTGTCCAGACTATTTCGCACACTTTTTCTCAAACGTCTGTCGGCAGCCTTCAACTCCGGTGCCTTGCGTTTCTTCGGCGATCTCGGAGCTCTGGCCGAGCCGGCTGCCTTTGCGGCCCACCTCGACGCCATGCGACGCATCAACTGGGTTGTTTACGCCAAGCGGCCCTTCGGCGGACCCGCACAGGTCCTGGCCTATCTCGGCCGCTACACCCATCGCGTCGCGATCGCCAACAGCCGGCTCGTCGCACTCGACGACGATCATGTCGCCTTCTCATGGAAGGACTATCGCCAAAACAGCGCGACAAAGATCATGAATCTCAAGCCCGATGAGTTCATTCGCCGTTTCCTGCTTCATACGCTGCCTGACGGCTTCCACCGCATCCGCCACTTCGGCTTCATGGCCAACCGCCATCGCGCTGCCAAGCTCGCCCTTTGCCGCGAACTTCTCGATCATGAGCGAACAGCCCCAAACGATGGCCAGCCGTCGCCTGTGGATTCGGAGGCTCAAACCCGGGCCGAGGTTCCTGCCTGTCCCGATTGTGGTGGCGTCATGCGCATCATTGAGCGCTTTCGACATAGCTTCAGACGCCCCAGCCCTCGAACATCACCGTTCCGATGCGACACATCGTGA